TACCCACCATCAATCCCATGGTACCCATCACCTCATGGCACCCATGACCCTCTGGTACCCACCATCAATCAATCCCATGCTACCCATCACCTCATGGCACCCATGACCCCCTGGTACCCACCATCAATCCCATGGTACCCATCACCTCATGGCACCCATGATCCCCTGGTACCCACTATCAATCCTATGGTACCCACCATAACACAGCACCCATGATCCCCTGGTACCCACCATCAATCCCATGGTACCCACCGTAACACAGCACCCATGATCCCCTGGTACCCACCATCAATCCCATGGTACCCATCACCCCATGGCACCCTGGTACCCACCATCAATCCCATAGTACCCATCACCTCATGGTACCCATGACCCCATGGTCCtggcactcacactgcagccagAGACGACGCCATCGCCACCAGCACAGACCATGGTGTCACGCACCGTGCTGCCCCACCAGTTCCACTTGGAGCAGGTGCTATGGTCCACCACAGGCAGCagggcctgctgcagggcatcagACAGGGGACCATTGGCTGCAACAACAAGTCACACCTCACACCCTGCCACCAAGCAACCTCCACCCTGCACCCCCTCCCGGGCACCCCTGGCTTACTGCGGATGTATCCCCAGCCAGTGACATAGCAGGGGTAGTCGTTCTCCAGGATCAGGTCAGCAGGTGGCAGGCAGGCGGCTCGGATggtctcagtctcctccacctcctctgccagcttgaTCAGGGCAATGTCGTTGCTGGGGGGGAGAGTTGTGGGGAGAGATAAGTTGTGGGGATGGAGACCCTGaatcagggaggtggtagaccCTGAGATGTGGGGATGGAGGATCCTGAGATGTGGGGATGGAGGATCTTGAACTATGAAGGTGAGGGACTACAAATCTTAAGAACAGAGGACTTTGAGTTGTGGGGATGGAGGACCTCCAGTTGTGGGGTTAAGAGACTCCACATCTTAAGAACAGAGGACCTTGGGTTGTGGGATGGATGAACTCCAAATCTTGGGGGTGAATAACTCCAAATTCTAAGGATGGAGAACCTTGAGTTGTGGGAATAGAAGATCCTGAATCAGGGGGATGGGGGACCCCAAGATGTGGGGATGGAGGACCTCAAGCCATGGACATGGAAGACCTTGAGCTCTGGGGATGGAGGACTCAAAATCATAGGAACAATAGACACCAAATCATGAAGGATATTGAGCTCTGGGGATGGGGGACTCAAAATCATAGGAACAATAGACTCCAAATCATGAAGGATACTGAGCTCTGGGGATGGAGGACTCAAAATCATAGGAACAATAGACTCCAAATCATGAAGGATACTGAGCTCTGGGGATGGAGGACTCAAAATCATAGGAACAATAGACTCCAAATCATGAAGGATATTGATCTCTGGGGATGGAGGACTCAAAATCAGGAACAATAGACTCCAAATCATGAAGGATCTGGAGCTCTGGGGATGGGGGACTCCAAATCATGGAGATGGAGGACCTTGAGCTATGAGGATGGAGGACTCGAAATCATGGAGATGAAGGATCTTGAGCTCTGGGGATGGGGGACTCAAAATCCTGGGGACAAGAGACTCCAAATCATGGAGCTGGAGGATCTCAAGATGTGGGGATGAGAGATTTGAGCTCCAGTGCTCCCCCTGTGACATATCTCCCCCTTACATGATAAGATAGGAGTTCCACTTCTCGTGCACGATGATCTtatccacagccacagccaaggAGCCAGGCTCGTCGGCTTCAGACAGGTCCTGCTTGCCCAGCACCACACGGTAGGTCAGGCTGGAGCTGTTggtgggcagagggaaggtgtcagtctccaccaccaccaccaccttttCCACCCCGGTGCAGACTCCCTCCCCTccaagcacccagcacccacctgaTGCAGTGGGCAGCAGTCAGCACCCAGTTGGAGGCGATGAGGGTCCCGCCGCAGGTGTGGCGCCAAGTGCCGGAGCGGTCGTACTGCAGCGAGATCTGCCACGGCAGGGGTATGGCATCAGAGCGGGCAtgttcccctccctcccccgctccccatgctccccatccctgtggGGGGGGTCCCCTCTTACCTGCCAAGGCCAGCTGTGGGCCACGGCATCTTCACCGCCAACCACGCGGGTGTTCAGCTGCGGCGGCACGGCCGGGTTGCCGCATCCGTAGGCTGCAGGACACCCAGCAGAGGGACCTCAGTAActgcctgtgcccctgtgctggggacCAGGGCGGGTGGGTACCAAGGTCCTCCTGCCCACTCCATCCCCttcttgctgcccacacttaccgtagcccagcagcacagcgaGACAAAGAGCTCCCAGCATGGTTGCCAAGTCCCAAAGTGCCGCAGCGTTGCTGCTCTCCCCTCTTATAGCCCTCAGTGACCATGGCAGTgcccctcccacccccagcaTGTGGTGGCTGTCCCACAGTGGGGGGTCCTTAGCCCCCATCTTATCGCTCTCACCTGTCCCACCTGGGAATGGCCACATCTGTGCCAGCACCATGCCGTGGCACCAGGCCCCACCATGGTGACAAGGTGCCTCTTGGGGGATGGCTGGCAGACAGACCACCAGCTGTGCCTccctcctggggtgcatcaggagtggccagcagggcaaagaaggttctgctccccctctactcttccCTAGGGATGCCAGAGCTGGAATCCTGGGtgcagttttgagctccccagttcaagaaggacagggaactgctggagggggTAGAGcaaaagggctgcaaagatgctgagggggctgaAACATCTCTGATGAAGAAGGCTGAGGACTTGAGGCACCCCCCTCAGTCTAACCAGCcccatcagtgctgatcaatacttaaagggtgggtggcaggaggatggggccaggcttttgCCTGTGatgcccagcgacaggacaagaggtaacggGCACAAACTTGAccacaagaagttccatctaaccatgaggaggaacttctttaattaaagggtggtggagcactggagctgcccagaaaggtgacagagtctccatctctggagtcattcaaaatccacctgggcaccattctgtgcaacctgactggatgatctccaggggtccctttcaaccccaaGCAACCTGTGGGTACTGGGCAGCCCAACTGCTCCCCAATCTCAAGCACCAGCCACTCCAGCACACGTtcatctccccagccttctgtcCCCACAGGCAGGGTCCCCTTATCTCATGTTCCACGTAGCCAAGGCCAGTGCCCCTCTGGGAAGatgccagcagggacactggAGACTTTGACTAACACCAGGTCCATGCATCTGGATCATGCCCTTGCTGCTTCCCACGGTGCACACagctcagacagcaaccctgtgctgggctgcaagagcagtgtgggcacagggcaagggaggggattctgccccttggctctgctgtcctcacaccccacctgcagtcctgggggcagttctggagcccccagcacaagaaagatgtggaacCGTcacagccagtccagaggaggtctcaaagatgctcagagggctgcagcagctctgctacgagaacaggctgagagagttggagctctgcagcctgcagaagagaaggcttggaggagaccttggagtggtcttgcagtatctgaagggggctacaggaaggctggggagggactactgacaaggtcttgtaatgacaggatgaggaggaatgagtttgaagtggcagaggagagattgaaagtggatgttaggaagaagttctttgcagtgagggtggtgagacactggcacaggttacccagggaggttgtggagcacagaagcacagaatgggatctttgatcacattgggtgcttctgtgctccacaacctccctagaggtgttcaagaccaggttggatgaggccttgagcaacctgttctagtggggggtgtccctgcctatggcaggagggttggaattggctgagctctgagagcccttccaacctaaaccattctatgattccatgtcccAGCACCACTGTAGCTCATCCCTGGTTGCCATCAACATCTCCAACCATAGTTCCCAGGTTCTCATGGCTTGATCCCACTCCTCATCAggctccttcccccccccatggACACAACCTCTCCCCCCCAAGGCTGTGCCACCAcaactccctccctcccttcttgcCACCACCCAGCAGGTTTAAGAAATATAATATTTAtttgggaagaaaataaaaacccaacacaggccctggcaccactgcacagggcacacagggggacacagagtgtgtttgggggggggcgggggaatGACACAGAGGTGCTTCTTTACAACCACCCACAAACATGGGACCCTGGAGGGGCTGATGGGACCTGCTGGTGGCTTCACCACTCGCCCTCCTGGGCTGGATTACAGACACAAAAACACAGAACAGCTttgtcagccagcagctgcctttccAAAACGAAGGGATACAAGCAAagggggcagcctgtgccccatCCCACATTGGTGGGGTGGGCTTCCACCCCCTTGGCATCTCACACATGGACCCTTGGCACA
This is a stretch of genomic DNA from Pogoniulus pusillus isolate bPogPus1 chromosome 36, bPogPus1.pri, whole genome shotgun sequence. It encodes these proteins:
- the CTRC gene encoding chymotrypsin-C: MGAKDPPLWDSHHMLGVGGALPWSLRAIRGESSNAAALWDLATMLGALCLAVLLGYGPSAGCPAAYGCGNPAVPPQLNTRVVGGEDAVAHSWPWQISLQYDRSGTWRHTCGGTLIASNWVLTAAHCISSSLTYRVVLGKQDLSEADEPGSLAVAVDKIIVHEKWNSYLIINDIALIKLAEEVEETETIRAACLPPADLILENDYPCYVTGWGYIRTNGPLSDALQQALLPVVDHSTCSKWNWWGSTVRDTMVCAGGDGVVSGCSGDSGGPLNCQRDGLWEVNGIVSFGSGLKCNMKRKPTVFTRVSAYIDWINEKISSN